Proteins encoded by one window of Aphidius gifuensis isolate YNYX2018 linkage group LG2, ASM1490517v1, whole genome shotgun sequence:
- the LOC122850393 gene encoding uncharacterized protein LOC122850393 — MASSISTLANELDDNDKSISRSYCDNLEEFKLITKKGIFPYDYIDCWEKFDEEQLPSKLDFYSQLNEEHVSDDDYAHACNVWRVFKLKNLGEYSDLYLRTDVLLLADIFENFRYFCLKTYDLDPAHYYTLPGLSFNAMLKYTEIELELLLDADKLLFIEGGIRGGLSQCSHRHVIANNKYMKEYNPNIRDSYLMYFDVNNLYGYAMASTLPVGNFQWVENFDINSLQSIGDDAEWGYILEIDLDYPVELHDEHRDLPLAPERQIPPLSTSKCPKLLATLYPKEKYVIHYRNLKQYVSLGMKIKKVYRVLKFKQRAWLKPYIDLNTELRTKATSLFAKNLFKSLINICFGKMLESTRSQRIIKLVSRYGGRGGARALISKPNFHSSLIIDDLVIVEMKRLSILFDKPIYGGFTILDISKTVIYDFYYNYIKKEFKDNVNFVYMDTDSAILEIFTPDIYEFIRRECNNFDTSDYPLNNRYNIPQKNKKVPGIMKDECNGKIMKEFVGLRSKAYSFLVEDETCINNVKLHKKAKGVKKSSMKTITFEDYKNCVENHVQISRKQNLIRSERHQVYTITTEKIALSWNDDKRLLIDVVQLGL; from the exons ATGGCTAGCTCAATAAGTACACTCGCTAATGAAttagatgataatgataaaagtaTAAGTCGTAGTTATTGCGACAATTTAGAagaattcaaattaataacaaaaaaaggtatatttccatatgattatattgattgttgggaaaaatttgatgaagaaCAATTGCCCtcaaaacttgatttttattctcaacTTAATGAAGAGCATGTgagtgatgatgattatgcTCATGCTTGCAATGTATGGagagtatttaaattaaaaaatctggGAGAATACTCAGATTTATATCTCCGTACAGATGTTCTTCTTTTAGctgatatatttgaaaattttagatatttttgtttgaaaaccTATGATTTAGATCCAGCTCATTATTACACACTCCCAGGGTTGAGTTTTAACGCGATGCTAAAATATACAGAGATTGAGttggaattattattagatgctgataaattattgtttattgaggGAGGTATTAGAGGTGGCTTATCACAATGCTCACATCGTCATGTCATCGCAAATAATAAGTATATGAAAGAATACAATCCAAATATTAGAGATTCATATTTAATGTACTTTGAtgttaacaatttatatgGTTATGCAATGGCTTCTACACTACCAGTAGGTAATTTTCAGTGGGTTGAGaactttgatataaattcattacaaTCTATTGGGGATGATGCTGAGTGGGGTTATATTTTGGAAATAGATCTAGACTATCCAGTAGAGCTTCATGATGAACATAGGGATTTACCTTTGGCACCAGAACGACAAATACCTCCTTTATCTACAAGTAAATGTCCAAAATTATTAGCAACTCTTTATCCTAAAGAAAAGTATGTAATTCATTATaggaatttaaaacaatacgtATCTCTGgggatgaaaattaaaaaagtatatagagttttaaaattcaaacaacGAGCTTGGTTGAAACCATATATTGACTTAAATACTGAATTACGTACCAAGGCAACATCACTCTTTGctaaaaatctatttaaatcattaattaatatttgttttggtAAAATGTTAGAGTCAACACGTTCACagagaataattaaattagtatCAAGATATGGCGGTCGAGGTGGAGCAAGAGCTTTAATATCAAAACCTAATTTTCACAGctctttaattattgatgatttagttATTGTTGAAATGAAACGATTGAGTATCCTTTTTGATAAACCAATATATGGTGGTTTTActattttagatatttcaaaaacagtcatttatgatttttattataattatataaaaaaggaatttaaagataatgttaattttgtatatatggaTACTGATAGTGCAATTTTAGAGATTTTTACACCAGATATCTATGAGTTTATTCGTAGAgaatgtaataattttgatacatCTGATTACCCtctaaataatcgatataacattcctcaaaaaaataaaaaagtaccaGGTATTATGAAGGATGAATGCAATGGGAAAATTATGAAGGAATTTGTTGGGTTACGTTCGAAAGCATATTCATTTCTAGTTGAAGATGAGACTTGTATCAATAATGTAAAACTTCATAAAAAAGCTAAAGgagtaaaaaaatcatcaatgaaAACGATTACTTTTGAAGACTATAAAAATTGTGTTGAAAATCATGTTCAAATATctagaaaacaaaatttaattcgcTCTGAAAGACATCAAGTTTATACAATTACCACAGAAAAAATAGCTTTAAGTTGGAATGATGATAAGAGACTACTTATTGatg ttGTCCAATtgggtttataa
- the LOC122849144 gene encoding uncharacterized protein LOC122849144 isoform X1, producing the protein MSDTLKTIKATCGRNKYKLTLTSKNTLKLSDLKNVISNATGLSYQEEDGDDTVSVVPMIDGELIIDPRVDILYTILIDTPMHPLANFNAQKSRKLMEIVKELAPPPPSPAAENSYDSDDSLMHPPKKIRKLIQKNKAPCGKKIVNKYITIRWIHYFFGSKNYG; encoded by the exons ATGAGTGACACT ttaaaaaCGATTAAGGCAACTTGTGGTCGcaacaaatacaaattgaCATTAACTTCAAAGAACACTCTAAAATTAAGTGAtcttaaaaatgtaatttcaaATGCAACTGGTCTTTCTTATCAAGAAGAAGATGGTGATGATACTGTCTCGGTTGTTCCTATGATAGACGGTGAATTGATCATTGATCCAAGGGTTGATATTTTGTATACTATTCTCATAGATACTC CAATGCATCCTTTAGCTAATTTCAATGCTCAAAAATCAAGAAAACTAATGGAGATCGTTAAAGAATtagcaccaccaccaccttcaccagcag ctgaaaATTCATATGACAGTGATGACAGTTTAATGCATCCaccaaaaaaa attcgtaaattgatacaaaaaaataaagcccCATGTGGAAAGAAAAttgtaaacaaatatattacgATTAGAtggattcattatttttttggtagtAAAAATTATGGCTGA
- the LOC122849144 gene encoding uncharacterized protein LOC122849144 isoform X2, translating into MSDTLKTIKATCGRNKYKLTLTSKNTLKLSDLKNVISNATGLSYQEEDGDDTVSVVPMIDGELIIDPRVDILYTILIDTPMHPLANFNAQKSRKLMEIVKELAPPPPSPAAENSYDSDDSLMHPPKKIRKLIQKNKAPCGKKIVNKYITIRWIHYFFGSKNYG; encoded by the exons ATGAGTGACACT ttaaaaaCGATTAAGGCAACTTGTGGTCGcaacaaatacaaattgaCATTAACTTCAAAGAACACTCTAAAATTAAGTGAtcttaaaaatgtaatttcaaATGCAACTGGTCTTTCTTATCAAGAAGAAGATGGTGATGATACTGTCTCGGTTGTTCCTATGATAGACGGTGAATTGATCATTGATCCAAGGGTTGATATTTTGTATACTATTCTCATAGATACTC CAATGCATCCTTTAGCTAATTTCAATGCTCAAAAATCAAGAAAACTAATGGAGATCGTTAAAGAATtagcaccaccaccaccttcaccagca gctgaaaATTCATATGACAGTGATGACAGTTTAATGCATCCaccaaaaaaa attcgtaaattgatacaaaaaaataaagcccCATGTGGAAAGAAAAttgtaaacaaatatattacgATTAGAtggattcattatttttttggtagtAAAAATTATGGCTGA
- the LOC122849144 gene encoding uncharacterized protein LOC122849144 isoform X3, whose product MSDTLKTIKATCGRNKYKLTLTSKNTLKLSDLKNVISNATGLSYQEEDGDDTVSVVPMIDGELIIDPRVDILYTILIDTPMHPLANFNAQKSRKLMEIVKELAPPPPSPENSYDSDDSLMHPPKKIRKLIQKNKAPCGKKIVNKYITIRWIHYFFGSKNYG is encoded by the exons ATGAGTGACACT ttaaaaaCGATTAAGGCAACTTGTGGTCGcaacaaatacaaattgaCATTAACTTCAAAGAACACTCTAAAATTAAGTGAtcttaaaaatgtaatttcaaATGCAACTGGTCTTTCTTATCAAGAAGAAGATGGTGATGATACTGTCTCGGTTGTTCCTATGATAGACGGTGAATTGATCATTGATCCAAGGGTTGATATTTTGTATACTATTCTCATAGATACTC CAATGCATCCTTTAGCTAATTTCAATGCTCAAAAATCAAGAAAACTAATGGAGATCGTTAAAGAATtagcaccaccaccaccttcacca gaaaATTCATATGACAGTGATGACAGTTTAATGCATCCaccaaaaaaa attcgtaaattgatacaaaaaaataaagcccCATGTGGAAAGAAAAttgtaaacaaatatattacgATTAGAtggattcattatttttttggtagtAAAAATTATGGCTGA